A part of Molothrus aeneus isolate 106 unplaced genomic scaffold, BPBGC_Maene_1.0 scaffold_30, whole genome shotgun sequence genomic DNA contains:
- the ILF3 gene encoding interleukin enhancer-binding factor 3 isoform X6, which produces MRPMRIFVNDDRHVMAKHSAVYPTQEELEAVQNMVSHTERALKAVSDWIDEQEKVSGEQPETESMETAAEEESKEGGDQKATEQLTRTLRGVMRVGLVAKGLLLKGDLDLELVLLCKDKPTAKLLEKVADNLGVQLAAITEDKYEIIQSVGDAAIIIKNTKEPPLSLTIHLTSPVVREELEKQLAGETLSVTDSPDVLDRQKCLAALASLRHAKWFQARANGLKSCVIVIRVLRDLCTRVPTWAPLRGWPLELLCEKSIGTANRPMGAGEALRRVLECLASGIVMPDGSGIYDPCEKEATDAIGHLDRQQREDITQSAQHALRLAAFGQLHKVLGMDPLPSKMPKKPKNENPVDYTVQIPPSTTYAVTPMKRPMEEDGEEKSPSKKKKKIQKKEEKLEPPQAMNALMKLNQLKPGLQYKLVSQTGPVHAPIFTMSVEIDGSTFEASGPSKKTAKLHVAVKVLQDMGLPTGVEGKDSGKGDESAEETETKPVVVAPPPVVETVSTPTAASPPSDQTPENVKQQGPILTKHGKNPVMELNEKRRGLKYELISETGGSHDKRFVMEVEVDGQKFQGAGSNKKVAKAYAALAALEKLFPDAPVAIEQNKKKRAPVPARGGPKFPVKQHNPGFGMGGGPMHNEAPPPPNMRGRGRGGNIRGRGRGRGGFGGNHGGYMNTGAGYGSYGYGGNSATAGYSQFYSNGGHSNSGGGGGGGSSGYGSYYQGGDGYTAPAPPKHGGKKQQHGGGGGGQKASYGSGYGTHQGQQPYGQGQYGGYGPGQGKQKGYGHGQGGYSYSNSYNSPGGGSDYNYESKYSYSGNSGRGGGGNNYSGGGSYNSGSHGGYGGSGGGGSSYQGGYSSQSNYNSPGSQNYSGPPSSYQASQGGYGRNEHSMSYQYR; this is translated from the exons ATG CGCCCGATGCGGATCTTTGTGAACGACGACCGGCACGTGATGGCCAAGCACTCGGCCGTGTACCCCacgcaggaggagctggaggccGTGCAGAACATGGTGTCCCACACGGAGCGGGCGCTCAAAGCCGTCTCCGACTGGATCGACGAGCAGGAGAAGGTCAGCGGGGAGCAGCCGGAGACGGAGTCCATGGAGACGGCGGCCGAGGAGGAGAGCAAGGAAGGAGG ggaTCAGAAAGCCACGGAGCAGCTGACGAGGACCCTGCGGGGCGTGATGCGCGTGGGGCTGGTGGCCAAAGGCCTCCTGCTGAAGGGGGACCTGGacctggagctggtgctgctgtgcaaagaCAAACCCACGGCCAAGCTCCTGGAGAAGGTCGCCGACAATCTGGGAGTGCAGCTGGCG GCGATCACCGAGGACAAGTACGAGATCATCCAGTCTGTGGGAGACGCCGCCATCATCATCAAGAACACCAAGGAGCCCCCTCTGAGCCTGACCATCCACCTGACGTCGCCCGTGgtcagggaggagctggagaagcagctggcCGGAG AAACGCTCTCAGTCACCGACTCCCCGGACGTTCTGGACAGGCAGAAATGCCTTGCTGCCTTGGCGTCTCTGCGCCACGCCAAGTGGTTCCAg GCCAGGGCCAACGGGCTGAAGTCGTGCGTCATCGTGATCCGGGTGCTGCGGGACCTGTGCACGCGCGTTCCCACCTGGGCCCCGCTCAGAGGATGG cctctggagctgctgtgtgagaAATCCATCGGGACGGCGAACCGGCCGATGGGCGCGGGCGAGGCGCTGCGCCGGGTGCTGGAGTGCCTGGCCTCGGGCATCGTCATGCCAG ATGGTTCTGGTATTTATGACCCTTGTGAAAAAGAAGCCACTGATGCTATTGGGCATCTAGACAGACAACAAAGGGAAGATATCACACAGAGTGCTCAG cacgcCCTGCGGCTCGCTGCCTTCGGCCAGCTCCACAAGGTCCTGGGCATGGATCCCCTGCCCTCCAAAATGCCCAAGAAACCAAAGAACGAGAACCCAGTCGATTATACTG TTCAGATCCCGCCCAGCACCACGTACGCCGTCACCCCCATGAAGCGGCCGATGGAGGAGGACGGGGAGGAGAAATCccccagcaaaaagaaaaagaagattcaGAAAAAAG AGGAAAAGCTGGAGCCTCCCCAGGCCATGAACGCGCTGATGAAGCTGAACCAGCTCAAGCCAGGGCTCCAGTACAAACTGGTGTCCCAGACCGGCCCCGTGCACGCTCCCATCTTCACCATGTCCGTGGAGATCGACGGCAGCACCTTCGAGGCCTCGGGGCCCTCCAAGAAAACGGCCAAGCTGCACGTGGCTGtgaag gtgctgcaggacaTGGGGTTGCCCACCGGGGTGGAGGGCAAGGACTCCGGCAAGGGCGACGAGTCGGCGGAGGAGACGGAGACCAAGCCGGTGGTGGTGGCTCCTCCGCCCGTGGTGGAAACGGTGTCAACGCCCACGGCAGCCTCGCCCCCCTCGGATCAGACCCCCGAG AACGTGAAGCAGCAGGGACCAATCCTGACGAAGCACGGGAAGAACCCGGTGATGGAGCTGAACGAGAAGCGGCGCGGGCTCAAGTACGAGCTGATCTCAGAGACGGGCGGCAGCCACGACAAGCGCTTTGTCATGGag GTGGAGGTGGACGGGCAGAAGTTCCAAGGTGCTGGCTCAAACAAGAAGGTGGCCAAAGCCTACGCGGCGCTGGCCGCGCTGGAGAAGCTGTTCCCAGATGCTCCCGTTGCCATCGAgcagaacaagaagaaaagagcCCCCGTTCCAGCCAGGGGTGGCCCCAAATTCCCAGTCAAA cagcacaaccCGGGCTTCGGGATGGGGGGGGGCCCCATGCACAACGaggcccccccaccccccaacatgcggggccgcggccggggcGGAAACATccggggccggggcagaggCCGGGGCGGCTTCGGGGGCAACCACGGCGGCTACATGAACACAG gggctgggtACGGGAGCTACGGCTACGGAGGGAATTCTGCCACTGCTGGCTACA GCCAGTTCTACAGCAACGGCGGCCACTCCAActcgggcggcggcggcggcggcggctcctcgGGCTACGGCTCCTACTACCAGGGCGGGGACGGCTACACGGCCCCCGCGCCGCCCAAGCACGGCggcaagaagcagcagcacggcggcggcggcggcggccagAAGGCCTCGTACGGCTCCGGCTACGGCACccaccagggccagcagccctACGGGCAGGGCCAGTACGGCGGCTACGGCCCCGGGCAGGGCAAGCAGAAGGGCTACGGCCACGGCCAGGGCGGCTACTCCTACTCCAACTCCTACAACTCGCCCGGCGGCGGCTCCGACTACAACTACGAGAGCAAATACA GTTACAGCGGCAAcagcggccgcggcggcggcggcaacAACTACTCCGGGGGCGGCTCCTACAACTCGGGCTCCCACGGGGGCTAcgggggctccgggggcggGGGCTCCTCGTACCAAG gCGGATACTCCTCCCAGTCCAACTACAACTCCCCGGGTTCCCAGAACTACAGCGGCCCCCCCAGCTCCTACCAGGCGTCGCAGGGCGGATACGGCAGGAACGAGCACAGCATGAGTTACCAGTACAGATAa
- the ILF3 gene encoding interleukin enhancer-binding factor 3 isoform X3 has product MRPMRIFVNDDRHVMAKHSAVYPTQEELEAVQNMVSHTERALKAVSDWIDEQEKVSGEQPETESMETAAEEESKEGGDQKATEQLTRTLRGVMRVGLVAKGLLLKGDLDLELVLLCKDKPTAKLLEKVADNLGVQLAAITEDKYEIIQSVGDAAIIIKNTKEPPLSLTIHLTSPVVREELEKQLAGETLSVTDSPDVLDRQKCLAALASLRHAKWFQARANGLKSCVIVIRVLRDLCTRVPTWAPLRGWPLELLCEKSIGTANRPMGAGEALRRVLECLASGIVMPDGSGIYDPCEKEATDAIGHLDRQQREDITQSAQHALRLAAFGQLHKVLGMDPLPSKMPKKPKNENPVDYTVQIPPSTTYAVTPMKRPMEEDGEEKSPSKKKKKIQKKEEKLEPPQAMNALMKLNQLKPGLQYKLVSQTGPVHAPIFTMSVEIDGSTFEASGPSKKTAKLHVAVKVLQDMGLPTGVEGKDSGKGDESAEETETKPVVVAPPPVVETVSTPTAASPPSDQTPENVKQQGPILTKHGKNPVMELNEKRRGLKYELISETGGSHDKRFVMEVEVDGQKFQGAGSNKKVAKAYAALAALEKLFPDAPVAIEQNKKKRAPVPARGGPKFPVKQHNPGFGMGGGPMHNEAPPPPNMRGRGRGGNIRGRGRGRGGFGGNHGGYMNTGAGYGSYGYGGNSATAGYSQFYSNGGHSNSGGGGGGGSSGYGSYYQGGDGYTAPAPPKHGGKKQQHGGGGGGQKASYGSGYGTHQGQQPYGQGQYGGYGPGQGKQKGYGHGQGGYSYSNSYNSPGGGSDYNYESKYSYSGNSGRGGGGNNYSGGGSYNSGSHGGYGGSGGGGSSYQGKAGGYSSQSNYNSPGSQNYSGPPSSYQASQGGYGRNEHSMSYQYR; this is encoded by the exons ATG CGCCCGATGCGGATCTTTGTGAACGACGACCGGCACGTGATGGCCAAGCACTCGGCCGTGTACCCCacgcaggaggagctggaggccGTGCAGAACATGGTGTCCCACACGGAGCGGGCGCTCAAAGCCGTCTCCGACTGGATCGACGAGCAGGAGAAGGTCAGCGGGGAGCAGCCGGAGACGGAGTCCATGGAGACGGCGGCCGAGGAGGAGAGCAAGGAAGGAGG ggaTCAGAAAGCCACGGAGCAGCTGACGAGGACCCTGCGGGGCGTGATGCGCGTGGGGCTGGTGGCCAAAGGCCTCCTGCTGAAGGGGGACCTGGacctggagctggtgctgctgtgcaaagaCAAACCCACGGCCAAGCTCCTGGAGAAGGTCGCCGACAATCTGGGAGTGCAGCTGGCG GCGATCACCGAGGACAAGTACGAGATCATCCAGTCTGTGGGAGACGCCGCCATCATCATCAAGAACACCAAGGAGCCCCCTCTGAGCCTGACCATCCACCTGACGTCGCCCGTGgtcagggaggagctggagaagcagctggcCGGAG AAACGCTCTCAGTCACCGACTCCCCGGACGTTCTGGACAGGCAGAAATGCCTTGCTGCCTTGGCGTCTCTGCGCCACGCCAAGTGGTTCCAg GCCAGGGCCAACGGGCTGAAGTCGTGCGTCATCGTGATCCGGGTGCTGCGGGACCTGTGCACGCGCGTTCCCACCTGGGCCCCGCTCAGAGGATGG cctctggagctgctgtgtgagaAATCCATCGGGACGGCGAACCGGCCGATGGGCGCGGGCGAGGCGCTGCGCCGGGTGCTGGAGTGCCTGGCCTCGGGCATCGTCATGCCAG ATGGTTCTGGTATTTATGACCCTTGTGAAAAAGAAGCCACTGATGCTATTGGGCATCTAGACAGACAACAAAGGGAAGATATCACACAGAGTGCTCAG cacgcCCTGCGGCTCGCTGCCTTCGGCCAGCTCCACAAGGTCCTGGGCATGGATCCCCTGCCCTCCAAAATGCCCAAGAAACCAAAGAACGAGAACCCAGTCGATTATACTG TTCAGATCCCGCCCAGCACCACGTACGCCGTCACCCCCATGAAGCGGCCGATGGAGGAGGACGGGGAGGAGAAATCccccagcaaaaagaaaaagaagattcaGAAAAAAG AGGAAAAGCTGGAGCCTCCCCAGGCCATGAACGCGCTGATGAAGCTGAACCAGCTCAAGCCAGGGCTCCAGTACAAACTGGTGTCCCAGACCGGCCCCGTGCACGCTCCCATCTTCACCATGTCCGTGGAGATCGACGGCAGCACCTTCGAGGCCTCGGGGCCCTCCAAGAAAACGGCCAAGCTGCACGTGGCTGtgaag gtgctgcaggacaTGGGGTTGCCCACCGGGGTGGAGGGCAAGGACTCCGGCAAGGGCGACGAGTCGGCGGAGGAGACGGAGACCAAGCCGGTGGTGGTGGCTCCTCCGCCCGTGGTGGAAACGGTGTCAACGCCCACGGCAGCCTCGCCCCCCTCGGATCAGACCCCCGAG AACGTGAAGCAGCAGGGACCAATCCTGACGAAGCACGGGAAGAACCCGGTGATGGAGCTGAACGAGAAGCGGCGCGGGCTCAAGTACGAGCTGATCTCAGAGACGGGCGGCAGCCACGACAAGCGCTTTGTCATGGag GTGGAGGTGGACGGGCAGAAGTTCCAAGGTGCTGGCTCAAACAAGAAGGTGGCCAAAGCCTACGCGGCGCTGGCCGCGCTGGAGAAGCTGTTCCCAGATGCTCCCGTTGCCATCGAgcagaacaagaagaaaagagcCCCCGTTCCAGCCAGGGGTGGCCCCAAATTCCCAGTCAAA cagcacaaccCGGGCTTCGGGATGGGGGGGGGCCCCATGCACAACGaggcccccccaccccccaacatgcggggccgcggccggggcGGAAACATccggggccggggcagaggCCGGGGCGGCTTCGGGGGCAACCACGGCGGCTACATGAACACAG gggctgggtACGGGAGCTACGGCTACGGAGGGAATTCTGCCACTGCTGGCTACA GCCAGTTCTACAGCAACGGCGGCCACTCCAActcgggcggcggcggcggcggcggctcctcgGGCTACGGCTCCTACTACCAGGGCGGGGACGGCTACACGGCCCCCGCGCCGCCCAAGCACGGCggcaagaagcagcagcacggcggcggcggcggcggccagAAGGCCTCGTACGGCTCCGGCTACGGCACccaccagggccagcagccctACGGGCAGGGCCAGTACGGCGGCTACGGCCCCGGGCAGGGCAAGCAGAAGGGCTACGGCCACGGCCAGGGCGGCTACTCCTACTCCAACTCCTACAACTCGCCCGGCGGCGGCTCCGACTACAACTACGAGAGCAAATACA GTTACAGCGGCAAcagcggccgcggcggcggcggcaacAACTACTCCGGGGGCGGCTCCTACAACTCGGGCTCCCACGGGGGCTAcgggggctccgggggcggGGGCTCCTCGTACCAAGGTAAGGCAG gCGGATACTCCTCCCAGTCCAACTACAACTCCCCGGGTTCCCAGAACTACAGCGGCCCCCCCAGCTCCTACCAGGCGTCGCAGGGCGGATACGGCAGGAACGAGCACAGCATGAGTTACCAGTACAGATAa
- the ILF3 gene encoding interleukin enhancer-binding factor 3 isoform X5 has product MRPMRIFVNDDRHVMAKHSAVYPTQEELEAVQNMVSHTERALKAVSDWIDEQEKVSGEQPETESMETAAEEESKEGGDQKATEQLTRTLRGVMRVGLVAKGLLLKGDLDLELVLLCKDKPTAKLLEKVADNLGVQLAAITEDKYEIIQSVGDAAIIIKNTKEPPLSLTIHLTSPVVREELEKQLAGETLSVTDSPDVLDRQKCLAALASLRHAKWFQARANGLKSCVIVIRVLRDLCTRVPTWAPLRGWPLELLCEKSIGTANRPMGAGEALRRVLECLASGIVMPDGSGIYDPCEKEATDAIGHLDRQQREDITQSAQHALRLAAFGQLHKVLGMDPLPSKMPKKPKNENPVDYTVQIPPSTTYAVTPMKRPMEEDGEEKSPSKKKKKIQKKGIELTREEKLEPPQAMNALMKLNQLKPGLQYKLVSQTGPVHAPIFTMSVEIDGSTFEASGPSKKTAKLHVAVKVLQDMGLPTGVEGKDSGKGDESAEETETKPVVVAPPPVVETVSTPTAASPPSDQTPENVKQQGPILTKHGKNPVMELNEKRRGLKYELISETGGSHDKRFVMEVEVDGQKFQGAGSNKKVAKAYAALAALEKLFPDAPVAIEQNKKKRAPVPARGGPKFPVKQHNPGFGMGGGPMHNEAPPPPNMRGRGRGGNIRGRGRGRGGFGGNHGGYMNTGAGYGSYGYGGNSATAGYSQFYSNGGHSNSGGGGGGGSSGYGSYYQGGDGYTAPAPPKHGGKKQQHGGGGGGQKASYGSGYGTHQGQQPYGQGQYGGYGPGQGKQKGYGHGQGGYSYSNSYNSPGGGSDYNYESKYSYSGNSGRGGGGNNYSGGGSYNSGSSYQGGYSSQSNYNSPGSQNYSGPPSSYQASQGGYGRNEHSMSYQYR; this is encoded by the exons ATG CGCCCGATGCGGATCTTTGTGAACGACGACCGGCACGTGATGGCCAAGCACTCGGCCGTGTACCCCacgcaggaggagctggaggccGTGCAGAACATGGTGTCCCACACGGAGCGGGCGCTCAAAGCCGTCTCCGACTGGATCGACGAGCAGGAGAAGGTCAGCGGGGAGCAGCCGGAGACGGAGTCCATGGAGACGGCGGCCGAGGAGGAGAGCAAGGAAGGAGG ggaTCAGAAAGCCACGGAGCAGCTGACGAGGACCCTGCGGGGCGTGATGCGCGTGGGGCTGGTGGCCAAAGGCCTCCTGCTGAAGGGGGACCTGGacctggagctggtgctgctgtgcaaagaCAAACCCACGGCCAAGCTCCTGGAGAAGGTCGCCGACAATCTGGGAGTGCAGCTGGCG GCGATCACCGAGGACAAGTACGAGATCATCCAGTCTGTGGGAGACGCCGCCATCATCATCAAGAACACCAAGGAGCCCCCTCTGAGCCTGACCATCCACCTGACGTCGCCCGTGgtcagggaggagctggagaagcagctggcCGGAG AAACGCTCTCAGTCACCGACTCCCCGGACGTTCTGGACAGGCAGAAATGCCTTGCTGCCTTGGCGTCTCTGCGCCACGCCAAGTGGTTCCAg GCCAGGGCCAACGGGCTGAAGTCGTGCGTCATCGTGATCCGGGTGCTGCGGGACCTGTGCACGCGCGTTCCCACCTGGGCCCCGCTCAGAGGATGG cctctggagctgctgtgtgagaAATCCATCGGGACGGCGAACCGGCCGATGGGCGCGGGCGAGGCGCTGCGCCGGGTGCTGGAGTGCCTGGCCTCGGGCATCGTCATGCCAG ATGGTTCTGGTATTTATGACCCTTGTGAAAAAGAAGCCACTGATGCTATTGGGCATCTAGACAGACAACAAAGGGAAGATATCACACAGAGTGCTCAG cacgcCCTGCGGCTCGCTGCCTTCGGCCAGCTCCACAAGGTCCTGGGCATGGATCCCCTGCCCTCCAAAATGCCCAAGAAACCAAAGAACGAGAACCCAGTCGATTATACTG TTCAGATCCCGCCCAGCACCACGTACGCCGTCACCCCCATGAAGCGGCCGATGGAGGAGGACGGGGAGGAGAAATCccccagcaaaaagaaaaagaagattcaGAAAAAAGGTATTGAGCTAACGAGAG AGGAAAAGCTGGAGCCTCCCCAGGCCATGAACGCGCTGATGAAGCTGAACCAGCTCAAGCCAGGGCTCCAGTACAAACTGGTGTCCCAGACCGGCCCCGTGCACGCTCCCATCTTCACCATGTCCGTGGAGATCGACGGCAGCACCTTCGAGGCCTCGGGGCCCTCCAAGAAAACGGCCAAGCTGCACGTGGCTGtgaag gtgctgcaggacaTGGGGTTGCCCACCGGGGTGGAGGGCAAGGACTCCGGCAAGGGCGACGAGTCGGCGGAGGAGACGGAGACCAAGCCGGTGGTGGTGGCTCCTCCGCCCGTGGTGGAAACGGTGTCAACGCCCACGGCAGCCTCGCCCCCCTCGGATCAGACCCCCGAG AACGTGAAGCAGCAGGGACCAATCCTGACGAAGCACGGGAAGAACCCGGTGATGGAGCTGAACGAGAAGCGGCGCGGGCTCAAGTACGAGCTGATCTCAGAGACGGGCGGCAGCCACGACAAGCGCTTTGTCATGGag GTGGAGGTGGACGGGCAGAAGTTCCAAGGTGCTGGCTCAAACAAGAAGGTGGCCAAAGCCTACGCGGCGCTGGCCGCGCTGGAGAAGCTGTTCCCAGATGCTCCCGTTGCCATCGAgcagaacaagaagaaaagagcCCCCGTTCCAGCCAGGGGTGGCCCCAAATTCCCAGTCAAA cagcacaaccCGGGCTTCGGGATGGGGGGGGGCCCCATGCACAACGaggcccccccaccccccaacatgcggggccgcggccggggcGGAAACATccggggccggggcagaggCCGGGGCGGCTTCGGGGGCAACCACGGCGGCTACATGAACACAG gggctgggtACGGGAGCTACGGCTACGGAGGGAATTCTGCCACTGCTGGCTACA GCCAGTTCTACAGCAACGGCGGCCACTCCAActcgggcggcggcggcggcggcggctcctcgGGCTACGGCTCCTACTACCAGGGCGGGGACGGCTACACGGCCCCCGCGCCGCCCAAGCACGGCggcaagaagcagcagcacggcggcggcggcggcggccagAAGGCCTCGTACGGCTCCGGCTACGGCACccaccagggccagcagccctACGGGCAGGGCCAGTACGGCGGCTACGGCCCCGGGCAGGGCAAGCAGAAGGGCTACGGCCACGGCCAGGGCGGCTACTCCTACTCCAACTCCTACAACTCGCCCGGCGGCGGCTCCGACTACAACTACGAGAGCAAATACA GTTACAGCGGCAAcagcggccgcggcggcggcggcaacAACTACTCCGGGGGCGGCTCCTACAACTCGGGCTCC TCGTACCAAG gCGGATACTCCTCCCAGTCCAACTACAACTCCCCGGGTTCCCAGAACTACAGCGGCCCCCCCAGCTCCTACCAGGCGTCGCAGGGCGGATACGGCAGGAACGAGCACAGCATGAGTTACCAGTACAGATAa
- the ILF3 gene encoding interleukin enhancer-binding factor 3 isoform X1 produces MRPMRIFVNDDRHVMAKHSAVYPTQEELEAVQNMVSHTERALKAVSDWIDEQEKVSGEQPETESMETAAEEESKEGGDQKATEQLTRTLRGVMRVGLVAKGLLLKGDLDLELVLLCKDKPTAKLLEKVADNLGVQLAAITEDKYEIIQSVGDAAIIIKNTKEPPLSLTIHLTSPVVREELEKQLAGETLSVTDSPDVLDRQKCLAALASLRHAKWFQARANGLKSCVIVIRVLRDLCTRVPTWAPLRGWPLELLCEKSIGTANRPMGAGEALRRVLECLASGIVMPDGSGIYDPCEKEATDAIGHLDRQQREDITQSAQHALRLAAFGQLHKVLGMDPLPSKMPKKPKNENPVDYTVQIPPSTTYAVTPMKRPMEEDGEEKSPSKKKKKIQKKGIELTREEKLEPPQAMNALMKLNQLKPGLQYKLVSQTGPVHAPIFTMSVEIDGSTFEASGPSKKTAKLHVAVKVLQDMGLPTGVEGKDSGKGDESAEETETKPVVVAPPPVVETVSTPTAASPPSDQTPENVKQQGPILTKHGKNPVMELNEKRRGLKYELISETGGSHDKRFVMEVEVDGQKFQGAGSNKKVAKAYAALAALEKLFPDAPVAIEQNKKKRAPVPARGGPKFPVKQHNPGFGMGGGPMHNEAPPPPNMRGRGRGGNIRGRGRGRGGFGGNHGGYMNTGAGYGSYGYGGNSATAGYSQFYSNGGHSNSGGGGGGGSSGYGSYYQGGDGYTAPAPPKHGGKKQQHGGGGGGQKASYGSGYGTHQGQQPYGQGQYGGYGPGQGKQKGYGHGQGGYSYSNSYNSPGGGSDYNYESKYSYSGNSGRGGGGNNYSGGGSYNSGSHGGYGGSGGGGSSYQGKAGGYSSQSNYNSPGSQNYSGPPSSYQASQGGYGRNEHSMSYQYR; encoded by the exons ATG CGCCCGATGCGGATCTTTGTGAACGACGACCGGCACGTGATGGCCAAGCACTCGGCCGTGTACCCCacgcaggaggagctggaggccGTGCAGAACATGGTGTCCCACACGGAGCGGGCGCTCAAAGCCGTCTCCGACTGGATCGACGAGCAGGAGAAGGTCAGCGGGGAGCAGCCGGAGACGGAGTCCATGGAGACGGCGGCCGAGGAGGAGAGCAAGGAAGGAGG ggaTCAGAAAGCCACGGAGCAGCTGACGAGGACCCTGCGGGGCGTGATGCGCGTGGGGCTGGTGGCCAAAGGCCTCCTGCTGAAGGGGGACCTGGacctggagctggtgctgctgtgcaaagaCAAACCCACGGCCAAGCTCCTGGAGAAGGTCGCCGACAATCTGGGAGTGCAGCTGGCG GCGATCACCGAGGACAAGTACGAGATCATCCAGTCTGTGGGAGACGCCGCCATCATCATCAAGAACACCAAGGAGCCCCCTCTGAGCCTGACCATCCACCTGACGTCGCCCGTGgtcagggaggagctggagaagcagctggcCGGAG AAACGCTCTCAGTCACCGACTCCCCGGACGTTCTGGACAGGCAGAAATGCCTTGCTGCCTTGGCGTCTCTGCGCCACGCCAAGTGGTTCCAg GCCAGGGCCAACGGGCTGAAGTCGTGCGTCATCGTGATCCGGGTGCTGCGGGACCTGTGCACGCGCGTTCCCACCTGGGCCCCGCTCAGAGGATGG cctctggagctgctgtgtgagaAATCCATCGGGACGGCGAACCGGCCGATGGGCGCGGGCGAGGCGCTGCGCCGGGTGCTGGAGTGCCTGGCCTCGGGCATCGTCATGCCAG ATGGTTCTGGTATTTATGACCCTTGTGAAAAAGAAGCCACTGATGCTATTGGGCATCTAGACAGACAACAAAGGGAAGATATCACACAGAGTGCTCAG cacgcCCTGCGGCTCGCTGCCTTCGGCCAGCTCCACAAGGTCCTGGGCATGGATCCCCTGCCCTCCAAAATGCCCAAGAAACCAAAGAACGAGAACCCAGTCGATTATACTG TTCAGATCCCGCCCAGCACCACGTACGCCGTCACCCCCATGAAGCGGCCGATGGAGGAGGACGGGGAGGAGAAATCccccagcaaaaagaaaaagaagattcaGAAAAAAGGTATTGAGCTAACGAGAG AGGAAAAGCTGGAGCCTCCCCAGGCCATGAACGCGCTGATGAAGCTGAACCAGCTCAAGCCAGGGCTCCAGTACAAACTGGTGTCCCAGACCGGCCCCGTGCACGCTCCCATCTTCACCATGTCCGTGGAGATCGACGGCAGCACCTTCGAGGCCTCGGGGCCCTCCAAGAAAACGGCCAAGCTGCACGTGGCTGtgaag gtgctgcaggacaTGGGGTTGCCCACCGGGGTGGAGGGCAAGGACTCCGGCAAGGGCGACGAGTCGGCGGAGGAGACGGAGACCAAGCCGGTGGTGGTGGCTCCTCCGCCCGTGGTGGAAACGGTGTCAACGCCCACGGCAGCCTCGCCCCCCTCGGATCAGACCCCCGAG AACGTGAAGCAGCAGGGACCAATCCTGACGAAGCACGGGAAGAACCCGGTGATGGAGCTGAACGAGAAGCGGCGCGGGCTCAAGTACGAGCTGATCTCAGAGACGGGCGGCAGCCACGACAAGCGCTTTGTCATGGag GTGGAGGTGGACGGGCAGAAGTTCCAAGGTGCTGGCTCAAACAAGAAGGTGGCCAAAGCCTACGCGGCGCTGGCCGCGCTGGAGAAGCTGTTCCCAGATGCTCCCGTTGCCATCGAgcagaacaagaagaaaagagcCCCCGTTCCAGCCAGGGGTGGCCCCAAATTCCCAGTCAAA cagcacaaccCGGGCTTCGGGATGGGGGGGGGCCCCATGCACAACGaggcccccccaccccccaacatgcggggccgcggccggggcGGAAACATccggggccggggcagaggCCGGGGCGGCTTCGGGGGCAACCACGGCGGCTACATGAACACAG gggctgggtACGGGAGCTACGGCTACGGAGGGAATTCTGCCACTGCTGGCTACA GCCAGTTCTACAGCAACGGCGGCCACTCCAActcgggcggcggcggcggcggcggctcctcgGGCTACGGCTCCTACTACCAGGGCGGGGACGGCTACACGGCCCCCGCGCCGCCCAAGCACGGCggcaagaagcagcagcacggcggcggcggcggcggccagAAGGCCTCGTACGGCTCCGGCTACGGCACccaccagggccagcagccctACGGGCAGGGCCAGTACGGCGGCTACGGCCCCGGGCAGGGCAAGCAGAAGGGCTACGGCCACGGCCAGGGCGGCTACTCCTACTCCAACTCCTACAACTCGCCCGGCGGCGGCTCCGACTACAACTACGAGAGCAAATACA GTTACAGCGGCAAcagcggccgcggcggcggcggcaacAACTACTCCGGGGGCGGCTCCTACAACTCGGGCTCCCACGGGGGCTAcgggggctccgggggcggGGGCTCCTCGTACCAAGGTAAGGCAG gCGGATACTCCTCCCAGTCCAACTACAACTCCCCGGGTTCCCAGAACTACAGCGGCCCCCCCAGCTCCTACCAGGCGTCGCAGGGCGGATACGGCAGGAACGAGCACAGCATGAGTTACCAGTACAGATAa